The uncultured Dysgonomonas sp. genome contains the following window.
TTTTTCCATAATTGCCTTGGCATCGAGCGTATCAAATCCCGTTCCTGCAAATTTGGGCTTATACATGAAAATATGGTTGCTCGTAAGTTGCCCGTAATCTTTGTCAGGGGTCATCATATACACATCGAAGTTTTCTTTCTCGGCTTTCTTTGCGATTGTACCGATTACATCATCGGCTTCATAGCGGGCGACTTCCAACTCCTTGATGTTATAAGCAGCTATTATTTCTTTGATAATAGGCACAGCTGCCCGTATATCTTCGGGTGTTTCCTGCCGTTGGGCTTTGTAGAGTTCGTAAGCATCGTGCCGGAAAGTACCGCCAGGCGGGTCGAATGCAACGGCAATATGAGTCGGATTCTCTTTGCGAAGCAACTCTTCCAGTGTATTCACAAATCCGAATACTGCGGATGTATTTTGTCCTTTGGAGTTTACTCTGGGACTTTTAATAAAAGCATAATATGAACGGTATATTAATGCGTAGGCGTCTAATAGAAATAATTTCATCGGAATAAATTAAAAATTGGTGACAAGTTACGGAAAAAGCAGTGAATTACAAAAGGGAAATTTCTCTTCTGAGGGTATAGCGGATGAAATTTTGGAAGAGATTTTTTGCCCTGCCCGACTTAGTATTCTGTAACAGAAATATGTACTAACTTACTCCTTCCTTAAATATAAATAACATGCTAAAAAACAAAACGTCGGACCTTATTGTTACCTTTGCACACAGATTCGAATACGACTAATGGATAATAGATATTATAAAGAATTTGGAACTCTTCTGTCCAAACATTTCCCTTATAAAGTTCAAAAAATCTCGATTAATGCGGGGTTTACATGTCCAAATCGGGATGGCTCGAAAGCTGTTGGAGGGTGCACATACTGCAACAACCAGAGTTTTAGTCCCGGATATGGAGGAAAACAGCGAAGTGTAAGCGACCAGTTGAGAGATGGTATTGCTTTCTTCTCTTATAAGTACCCTGAAATGAAATATCTTGCTTATTTTCAGTCGTATACAAATACATATGACAGCCTCGATAAGCTTATTTCGTTATATGAGGAAGCCCTTTCATATCCCGGTGTGGTGGGGTTGATAATAGGTACCCGTCCCGACTGTATGCCTGACGAATTACTCGATTATTTCGCTGAGCTGAATAAGCGCACGTTCCTTGTGATAGAATATGGATTAGAGTCGACACTCGATTCTACTCTCGAATTTATTAACCGCGGGCATACACATGCCGAAAGTGTGGATGCTATTCATAAAACAGCAGCGAAAGGCATTTATACAGGTGCTCATCTGATTCTGGGATTGCCCAGTGAAAGCAGAGAACAGGTATTGGCACATGCAGACGAGGTGTCGAAGTTACCTCTGACAACCTTAAAGTTGCATCAGCTACAATTGATAAAAGGCACGGTTATGGCAAAGCAATATCGTGAACACCCCGAATGGTTCAACTTGTTCGATGTAGATGATTATATCGACTTAATCATTGATTTCTCAGAAAGGCTAAATCCCGATTTTATTATAGAGCGTTTTATTTCACAGTCTCCCAAGCAGCTCCTTATCGCTCCCGATTGGGGCTTGAAAAATTTCGAATTCACTGCTAAGGTATTAAAGAGGTTTGCCGAAAGGGAGACATGGCAGGGACGGCTTTTTCATAAATAATGTGTATCTGCAGTTGAAATAAAATTCAGAGGGACCAAAAAAGCTTAGACCCCGACTTCATAGGTTGACCCGTTAAACAGAAGGGATGGCTAAACGAAAAAACTCGTTCTGAACTTTGCATAACCTAAATCGTTTGTTTAGCTCAAAGATGTTTCGTTTTTAGCGCCATTTTCGTTCTATGGGTACCCCGTACTTGAACCTGACTGCGCAGGCTGGCGCAGTACAAGACAATCTCTTGTCGTTGCATGGCGTCCCCGATAGGGTGCGTTAGATGAATTGAACGCTTTATACTACAATAATCAGATCAACTACTGATTGGCATCATTAAATGATGTCGGATTAATACTTTCTTTTACTTATTTATTACATTTGCATGTATAACAACAGCATAAGCCTTTGCATTGGAAAAGAGAAACTCATCATATAATCAGATTCTAAAGTCTACATCTATTTTTGGAGGGTCACAGATACTCATTATCCTGATCGGTGTTATCCGTAATAAGATGATAGCTGTTCTGTTAGGGCCGGTTGGCGTGGGTATTATCGGTATATATAATTCGGTGATAGAAATGATACGTTCTGCCGGAGGATTGGGTATGGATACGACAGGGGTGAAGGAGATTGCAGAAGCGGAAAGTTCCAGGGACGAGGAGGTACTTTATAAAACTGTTACCCGGTTCAATAAATGGTTCAAAGTAATGGCACTTTGCGGAGCATTGGCCTGTCTCATTTTCTCTTATCCGATTAGTATCTGGGCCTTTGAAGACAGTCGTTTTACCCTTTACATCGCATGTTTATCAGTCTGTGTATTTCTTGCGATATTGACTATGGGCCGGTCTTCTATATTGCAGGGAATGCGCAGGATTCCCGAAATGGCAAAGTCTGCTTTTCTCGGCAGCTTCTTCGGGTTGCTTATATCTGTACCTGTTTATTTGCTTTTCGGTCTTGATGGGATTCTTCCTGCTTTTGTATTTTCATCACTATTTTTATTTCTGTGTGTAGAATTTTATTACCGTAAACTGCATCTCAAGAAAAGTGATATATCAAACAAAGAGGCTTTTCAATCGGGATTGAACACTCTGAAATTAGGTCTTTTTATCGTTGTCGCCGGATTTATAGGTACAGCAAGTATGTTCCTTGTCAGAACCTTTGTTTCGCGGAGTATAGATATTGATGCAGCCGGGCTGTTCCAGTCGGCATGGGTGATTACAAATGTCTATCTGAGCCTCATTCTGCGGTCTATGGGATCGGATTTCTTCCCACGGCTATCGGCTATTGCCGGAGAAGGGGAAAAAGTGAAAAAACTGGTGAATGAGCAGAGTTATATTATTCTGGTAGTAGCTTCACCTATAATCGTGGGAATGTTGTTGTTTGCCGGATTTGCCCTGTCTGTGCTCTACAGCTCAGAATTCGGGCATGCCGATGCCGTATTGAGATGGCAGGTGCTGGGAACCTTTTTCAAGGTGCTATGCTGGCCTGTAGCCTTTATTATGTTGGCAAAGAACAAAGGAGCCGCTTTTTTAGCCACAGAGATTATATTTTATCTGGTTTACCTGCTGTCCGGTTATTTACTGTTCCCGAAATACGGGCTTGAGGCTACGGGCTTGGGCTATCTGATAGCTTATATTGTTTATCTTCCGGTAGTCTTTCTGGTGGGTAAGACTATTTCGGGCTTTACATGGGATAGCAATATTATAAAGATGGCAGTTATAAACATGCTGTTTATAGGAATAGCTTTTTATATAGCACAATATTATGCCGGAGAATATGGTTTGTTATTAGGTACAGGAATCTTAGTCATATCGCTTATATATGCGTATATTAAACTGAAAAAGGTATTCAGTATAGCGGAATTGCGTGATTGGTTCGGAAAGAAATAAGCAGAATTAGATTTTACCTTTTTCTATTTCTTTTACCCTTGGTATTACCAGACTATCTTCGATGAAAGTATGGGCTTCAAGTTCTTCCTCCGACATATACAGTTCGGTGAGAATGTTTACCATAAGCATCTGATCTATCGTGCCAGGCAGATATTTCATCAATATCTGTTTCAAATCGTTCATCTTACCTTCTATATCGTTGTGCCTTTGTTCGAATATATTGATGGAATATTTCTTTTCTCCCGATTCGGTAATAAGGGAATATACATAGGGGAAAACAACCTCATCTTCATAGAGCATATGTTCTTCGACCTCTTTGGTATAGTTGTCGAAGAAGTTAAGTACGACATCTTTCAGTCTTTTTTCGGAGGTGTCGAAAACAAGCTCCAGTTTACGGCGTATATTCAGCAGCCTTTTTTCCAGAAAATAGCTATGTGAGCTTTTCAGGTAGCGGAGAAATGGTTCC
Protein-coding sequences here:
- a CDS encoding TIGR01212 family radical SAM protein (This family includes YhcC from E. coli K-12, an uncharacterized radical SAM protein.) → MDNRYYKEFGTLLSKHFPYKVQKISINAGFTCPNRDGSKAVGGCTYCNNQSFSPGYGGKQRSVSDQLRDGIAFFSYKYPEMKYLAYFQSYTNTYDSLDKLISLYEEALSYPGVVGLIIGTRPDCMPDELLDYFAELNKRTFLVIEYGLESTLDSTLEFINRGHTHAESVDAIHKTAAKGIYTGAHLILGLPSESREQVLAHADEVSKLPLTTLKLHQLQLIKGTVMAKQYREHPEWFNLFDVDDYIDLIIDFSERLNPDFIIERFISQSPKQLLIAPDWGLKNFEFTAKVLKRFAERETWQGRLFHK
- a CDS encoding O-antigen translocase; the protein is MEKRNSSYNQILKSTSIFGGSQILIILIGVIRNKMIAVLLGPVGVGIIGIYNSVIEMIRSAGGLGMDTTGVKEIAEAESSRDEEVLYKTVTRFNKWFKVMALCGALACLIFSYPISIWAFEDSRFTLYIACLSVCVFLAILTMGRSSILQGMRRIPEMAKSAFLGSFFGLLISVPVYLLFGLDGILPAFVFSSLFLFLCVEFYYRKLHLKKSDISNKEAFQSGLNTLKLGLFIVVAGFIGTASMFLVRTFVSRSIDIDAAGLFQSAWVITNVYLSLILRSMGSDFFPRLSAIAGEGEKVKKLVNEQSYIILVVASPIIVGMLLFAGFALSVLYSSEFGHADAVLRWQVLGTFFKVLCWPVAFIMLAKNKGAAFLATEIIFYLVYLLSGYLLFPKYGLEATGLGYLIAYIVYLPVVFLVGKTISGFTWDSNIIKMAVINMLFIGIAFYIAQYYAGEYGLLLGTGILVISLIYAYIKLKKVFSIAELRDWFGKK
- a CDS encoding hemerythrin domain-containing protein: MQNITIIFKKSMKMSELIDADYRLLLLLNRLNISLGFGEKSVDAVCKENGFDTDCFLFLASYQSNKSIINIEETFRALPLEPFLRYLKSSHSYFLEKRLLNIRRKLELVFDTSEKRLKDVVLNFFDNYTKEVEEHMLYEDEVVFPYVYSLITESGEKKYSINIFEQRHNDIEGKMNDLKQILMKYLPGTIDQMLMVNILTELYMSEEELEAHTFIEDSLVIPRVKEIEKGKI